TGCGCAGCCTGCCTCGGGCGCATGTCCCCGCCGGAAATGCTGCGCCGAATGCGCGCAGCGGCTCGTGAGAAGGGTGGCCGCTGTCTGGCAACCGAGTATGTGGAGGCCAAGCATCCCTACGAATGGCGTTGCACCAAAGGTCATCACTGGACGGCGAGCTGGGACGACATCCACAGCGGCAAGTGGTGTCCGAAGTGCCGGGGACGCCTCCCACCCGACGAAGCCATCGAACAACTGCAAGAACTCGCCGCCGATCGCGGCGGGGAATGCCTGTCGCGCCGCTATCTCGGCGCCAGTCACAAGCTGCGATGGCGCTGCAAGGAGGGTCACACCTGGTCGGCCCCGCCGAGCAGCATCCGCTCGGGACGCTGGTGCCAACGCTGCGCGCACAACGTGCCACTCTCACTTGCGGAAGCGCGCAAGCTCGCCCGCGCCCGCGGCGGCGAGTGCCTCGCCAAGACGATGAAGAGCGGAAGTGAACCCGTGCGCTGGCGTTGTGAGCATGGTCATACGTGGACAGCGCCGACCACCCGCATCAAGAGCGGCAACGCTTGGTGCCCACGCTGCGCCCGAATGCCGCGCTACACCTTGGAGGACATGCAGGCGCTCGCCCGGGAGCGCGGCGGGCAGTGCGTCAGCAAGCGCTTCGTCACCGTCAACCACCACCTCACATGGCGTTGCGAGAAGGGCCACCGCTGGCGCGCGACCGGCGGGCAGTTGCTCAGCTCCAAAACGTGGTGCCCCATCTGTTGGGGGCGGCGCAAGGGCACGATCACTCAGATGCGCGCTCTCGCCAAGGAGCACGGCGGCAAGTGCCTATCCCCGAAGTACGAATCGAGCACCGCCGTCCTGCGCTGGCGGTGCGCGCACGGGCACGAGTTTTCCAAAGCACCCGTGGGCGTCAGCCGTGGGCACTGGTGTCCCTACTGCCAACGCAGGGGAGCGAAGGGAATTGGCGACTTCATCCTGGCGGAACATCATCGCCTGGCCGCGGCGCGCGGCGGAGAATGCTTGTCGGGAGGCTTCGAGCTAGCCAGCAAGCCCCTGCGCTGGCGTTGTCAGCAGGGGCATGTGTTTTCGATGCCGGCAACGTCGGTGACTGTCGGTGCTTGGTGTCCCCAGTGTGCGCATACCCGCCGGCCAAAGCTGGAAGAGTTCCGTGCGCTCGCCCGCACTCGCGGTGGCGACTGCGTCAGCAAGCAGTACATCAACTGTCGAGAGCCGCTGACTTTCGTGTGTGGCAGTGGGCATCGCTGGGCCACGCGTCCTGCAAATGTTCGCCAGGGCAGCTGGTGTCCGAAGTGCGCGCGAACTCGCCGCCGCGAAACGAGTGAGCCGCTCTCGCTAGAGGACCTGCAGCTCATTGCAGCCGAGCGCGGCGGGGAGTGCTTGGCTGAGGATTTCTCCACGCTCGCTGAGATCCTGCCCTGGCGCTGCGGCATTGGCCACGAGTGGGAGGCACGTGCATCGTCGGTGCGCAAGGGCAGCTGGTGTCCGCACTGCTCCGGGCGAGTGCCGCTGACTTTGGAGATCATCCAGCGGACCGCGGAGGCACGCGGCGGTGAATGCCTGTCGAAGCGCTACTCAGGCGTCCGCGTCAAGTTGCGCTTCCGGTGTGCACAAGGACACGTGTGGCGCTCGGCTCCCGTCACGCTGCGCAGCGGCGGATGGTGTCCACGCTGTATCGAGCCACACCCGGACGCCGGCATCGCCCGCGTCAGCGCCCTCGCACGCAAGCGCGGCGGACTCTGCCTGTCCGCGAGCCACCCGTACAAAGACAAACCCCTACGCTGGCAATGTGCCCGCGGCCACACCTGGCGCGCCGTGGAAGCCACCGTGCAAAGCGGCAAGTGGTGCCCTCGGTGCGGGTAGGGTTGGTCGTCGCGCGTCCTCGTTCTTATCCCTTCAACCAAGCGCACTACTCCGCCTTCAGCCACGGACCTTCGGTCGCTGTCACGGGCGTCATAGCCCGGTGCCGGAGCTTCGGTGCAGCGTTGCCCTCGCGACGGTACGCTCGCGCCTGCGCCAGGCCCCCGGGTTCCTTCGTGAAGAGAAGAACTCGTCCCCTGCTGCAAGACCTTCATCGATCGAACTCGTCAGTGCGGCGCGTTCGTCAGCATCGATCTGGTCACGCAGATCAGCGCCAGGCACGAGCACGTCAAGGGCCACGCGCTGCGGCAGTTCGCCGGGCTCATCGAGCACAATCTGCCCGTTCTTTACATGTGCTTTGAGCGCGTTCACGAGAGTGAGCGTAGCACCACGCTGCCAACTTCGCGGCGGACGAGGCAAAGCGCCTAGCGACCGAACACCTCGTCCAGCGTGCTCATGGTCAGAATGCGCTCGGCGAGGACATCGAGTTGCTCGACCGAGCTGTGCTCCACCAGCGACACATCCTCGGCGGACAACGGGCCAAACTTGAGTATGAGCTGCTTGATCAAGACTTCAGCTTTGCCCTCAGCCTTGCCCTCAGCCTTGCCCTCGGCCCTGCCCTTGGCTTCGCCCTCTGCTCTTAGAATCTGTGCTCCGGTCATGAACGCTTCCTCCACCTTTGGACCCAGCTGCCTGAAAAGCTGGTGCACTCCCTCGGGTCGGGTATCGCTGATGGACAGAATATTGCGCACCAAGGAGGCGAGCAACGTCACCCCGTTGCGGGTAGCCGCGGCATCTTGCAGCAATGCCGCGCAACCCTCCAGCAAGGGCAAGAAATCCTGCTCCAGA
The nucleotide sequence above comes from Polyangiaceae bacterium. Encoded proteins:
- a CDS encoding Rpn family recombination-promoting nuclease/putative transposase; the protein is MRTLHDSLFRLAFSNPEHAEGELRVLLPASIVQCIDWSTLEKLPVSFVEEELSNKRADVAFSVMLSGRKAFLYLLMEHQSKPDRRMSRARLEQDFLPLLEGCAALLQDAAATRNGVTLLASLVRNILSISDTRPEGVHQLFRQLGPKVEEAFMTGAQILRAEGEAKGRAEGKAEGKAEGKAEVLIKQLILKFGPLSAEDVSLVEHSSVEQLDVLAERILTMSTLDEVFGR